The following coding sequences are from one Triticum aestivum cultivar Chinese Spring chromosome 5A, IWGSC CS RefSeq v2.1, whole genome shotgun sequence window:
- the LOC123107660 gene encoding putative G-type lectin S-receptor-like serine/threonine-protein kinase At1g61610: protein MDSRALCTVALIILFLPLCGSDDRLVPGKSLYPGNTIISDGGTFSLGFFNPSNSTPAKLYLGIWYNNISEFTVVWVANRETPVTNITSFAPMLSLTNTSNLIISEANNSVRILWTRANVTTISPGSSTPTAVLLNTGNLIIRLSNGTTVWQSFDHRTDTLLPGMKMRIKYSTNGTGDRLVSWKGPNDPSPGRFSYGGDPDTPLQVFLWDGESLVTRGNPWTGIQVTSVSQKQLAGTMSFSDLIMYIAVVDNGDEIYGTYSLSEGAPLTRSVLTYSGEYYLKSWSSNLSAWVVLMKWPAVECNLHGYCGPYGYCDETAAPVPMCKCLDGFEPTNKEEWTSGRFLAGCQRKEQLHGCDSNFLALPAMKSPDKLALIGGGTSTFEECAAECNHNCSCVGYVYRNASSGRSGGDITACMVWSGVDTGKVGIGGETLYLRLAGKHRKINAVRIVLSFLGSGVLVLICISLAWLKCKGKNRRWRKHKNLRLDGISTFDEFGNENTSHDQALAFVKLEEIVLATQNFSEGCMIGQGGFGKVYKGLLGGQEVAVKRLSRDSQQGTKEFRNEVILIAKLQHRNLVRLLGCCSEGDEKLLIYEYLPNKSLDANLFDDSRKQSLDWITRFSIIKGVARGLLYLHEDSRFTIIHRDLKAGNVLLDEDMKPKIADFGMARIFGDNQQNANTQRVVGTYGYMAPEYAMEGVFSTKSDVYSFGVLLLEVVTGIKRNSNSQTMGFPSLIIYSWHMWKEEKTDELPDSCIIDTSPDEVLLCVQVALLCVQENPDDRPLMSSIVFVLENGSTTLAAPSRPAYFARRIAEMDQMGNNMQTSANSLTLSEIEGR, encoded by the exons ATGGATTCTCGGGCTCTCTGCACCGTGGCCCTGATCATTTTATTCCTGCCGTTGTGCGGCTCGGACGACCGGCTTGTCCCTGGCAAGTCGCTGTATCCCGGCAACACCATCATCTCCGATGGTGGCACGTTCTCCTTGGGCTTCTTCAACCCCTCCAACTCCACTCCAGCCAAGCTGTACCTTGGTATATGGTACAACAACATCTCTGAGTTCACAGTTGTGTGGGTTGCGAACCGTGAAACCCCAGTCACCAACATCACTTCCTTTGCACCCATGCTCTCCCTCACCAACACCTCCAATCTCATTATCTCCGAAGCTAACAATAGTGTCCGTATCCTTTGGACGAGGGCCAACGTGACAACTATTTCCCCGGGCTCATCTACCCCGACGGCGGTGCTTCTGAACACCGGCAACCTCATCATTCGCTTGTCAAACGGCACCACAGTGTGGCAGAGCTTCGACCACCGCACAGACACGCTCCTCCCGGGGATGAAGATGCGGATCAAATACAGCACAAACGGTACTGGGGATCGTCTGGTTTCCTGGAAGGGCCCCAACGATCCCTCTCCAGGGCGCTTCTCCTACGGTGGCGACCCAGACACACCCCTCCAAGTATTCCTGTGGGACGGGGAGAGCTTGGTGACCCGTGGCAATCCCTGGACGGGGATCCAAGTGACTAGCGTCAGCCAAAAACAGCTAGCAGGGACAATGAGTTTTAGTGATCTTATCATGTACATCGCCGTGGTCGACAACGGTGATGAGATCTATGGCACATATAGCCTCTCTGAGGGCGCCCCACTCACAAGGTCAGTGCTGACCTACTCAGGTGAGTATTACCTCAAGAGCTGGAGTAGCAACTTGTCGGCGTGGGTTGTCCTTATGAAGTGGCCAGCTGTTGAATGCAACCTCCATGGTTACTGTGGCCCGTATGGCTACTGCGATGAGACGGCGGCACCAGTCCCAATGTGCAAGTGTCTTGATGGCTTCGAGCCAACAAACAAAGAGGAGTGGACTAGCGGCAGGTTCTTGGCAGGATGCCAGCGGAAGGAGCAGCTGCACGGGTGTGATAGTAACTTCTTGGCCTTGCCGGCCATGAAGTCACCAGACAAGCTAGCACTTATTGGAGGGGGCACAAGTACGTTCGAGGAGTGTGCGGCTGAGTGCAACCACAATTGCTCCTGTGTGGGGTACGTGTACCGCAACGCGAGTAGCGGCAGGTCTGGAGGAGACATAACGGCATGCATGGTATGGTCGGGGGTTGACACCGGAAAGGTAGGCATAGGCGGCGAGACACTCTATCTCCGACTTGCAG GTAAACATAGAAAGATTAATGCGGTCAGGATTGTGCTGTCGTTTTTAGGCAGTGGTGTTCTCGTACTCATATGCATCTCTCTTGCATGGTTAAAATGCAAAG GCAAGAACAGAAGATGGAGAAAGCACAAGAATCTAAGATTGGATGGTATAAGTACCTTCGATGAATTTGGGAACGAAAACACTTCTCATGATCAAGCATTGGCATTCGTGAAATTAGAAGAAATTGTCCTCGCTACCCAAAATTTTTCGGAAGGATGCATGATTGGACAAGGAGGCTTTGGAAAAGTATACAAG GGACTGTTAGGTGGTCAAGAAGTCGCAGTAAAGAGGCTCAGTAGAGATTCTCAACAAGGAACAAAAGAATTCAGGAATGAAGTGATTCTAATTGCAAAATTGCAACATAGAAACTTGGTTCGACTTCTTGGATGTTGTAGTGAGGGAGATGAAAAGCTCTTGATATATGAGTATCTTCCTAACAAGAGCTTAGATGCTAACCTCTTTG ACGACTCAAGAAAACAATCATTGGATTGGATAACACGGTTTAGTATAATCAAAGGGGTTGCCAGGGGTCTTCTATATCTTCATGAAGACTCAAGGTTCACCATAATTCATAGAGACCTCAAAGCTGGAAATGTTTTGTTGGATGAAGATATGAAACCCAAGATAGCGGATTTTGGTATGGCCAGAATCTTTGGTGACAACCAGCAAAACGCAAATACCCAACGCGTAGTTGGAACATA TGGGTACATGGCTCCTGAGTATGCAATGGAAGGCGTATTCTCTACCAAGTCTGACGTCTACAGTTTTGGTGTGCTGCTACTTGAGGTTGTAACTGGTATTAAGAGAAACTCCAATAGTCAAACCATGGGATTCCCTAGCCTCATAATATAT TCATGGCATATGTGGAAGGAAGAGAAGACCGATGAACTGCCAGACTCATGTATCATAGATACTTCACCAGACGAAGTTTTGCTTTGCGTCCAGGTAGCACTCTTGTGTGTCCAGGAGAACCCAGATGATAGACCGCTCATGTCATCTATTGTGTTCGTCCTAGAGAATGGAAGCACCACACTTGCAGCTCCAAGCCGGCCCGCCTACTTTGCACGACGAATAGCTGAAATGGATCAAATGGGAAATAATATGCAGACTTCCGCAAACAGTCTTACTCTTTCTGAGATAGAGGGGCGATGA